From the genome of Solanum dulcamara chromosome 12, daSolDulc1.2, whole genome shotgun sequence:
TATATGTCAATTTTGAGGTAATTTGGTAAACATTATAGTTAGTTTGgatgaaatttcaaattgaAACTCAGCAAGGAAAGACCAATAAGTTAAATGTCAATTGTAGGTTATTTGTATGTCCAATGTATCAATGGACATACAGTGACATACAATAACATAAttgtatgtttttttttgtatatgaaCTAGTATTAGACAAGAGCTTCAGAACAGAAACAAAATTTAAGGGGTGCATAAACAAAGTAGCAACATATTCACAAATCTATGGCAATCATGAGTGATATGCCTTAAAGAGGATCTCCTACTTAATTGCTTCAAACATCTCTATCCAGGCCAGAAAGATCGAACTCTCCATCGAACTTGTTTGGTTTAGGAGAACCTTCTTTAGGAGGATGAGATTCGATGGGTATACCACGTCTCTCAGGTGAGGATGATCGGTTATCATCAAAGACGCGAGGAATGCCGAATGCACCAAAGAAGCCATTCTTTATCCCCTCAGCTGCTTCAAAGAAACGATCAAGTTCACTGAAGACGCTTCGCTCAATATTCTCAATATCACTACGCAGCCCAGGGAAGTCAAAAGGCACACTTGAATCTATAGAATGTGAACCACTTGTCATTTGATCCGTGACATCTTCCTCCGAGTATTCTTTATTAGATTCTACCATCTCAGAAGGCCTGACGGAAAGTAAGAAAGTTAGCAACAACTCGAACAATCAATACTAGATGCCTGATTATTTCATATTTAGCATCAGAACACCCTACCCacccaccaaaaaaaaaaagacgagTATTACCTTACTAATAGCATCacaagtttgactttgatcaacaatAGGCTATTCTGTAATGTGGGTTCCATGACAGAATTTCCATGACAGAATGTTACTAAAAGACTAAGGAATGTTACTAAAAGGCTAAATAATAGCCTACCATCAGGTCAGAATTGCTTAAAGCAACAAATACTCGTTTATATGTCCTTCCATTGTAATTTATGTGTCTGATTCGATATGGCCTTTATATGTCTGAATAAATTAAGCAGTACCTGCTTCATAGTAATGAATTATCCTATTCTCCCCCACACAGTATCTTTCACTCGCTAACTGCAACTTGGAATTACAGAAGGCCACAAATAACTTAATTTATGCAGAACATGGCCTGAAAACCAAACAGATAAGTCATCTTAAATCAAACAGCTGTTATACTTcaggaaaaaatgaaaagaggaTCAACTAATTATCCTCCCTCCGTCAATTTAAGTTTCCCCTTAACTCATAAAATAGAATAGACCGTTGACTTTGTTGGAAGGATCAAAACATTATATAAGTCACAGGTTAGGGATTTCTAATGGTGGCTGGGGAAGCTATGAAATGCATCTAATGGATATTCACCTCAACAGAATCACATTCCAACTTTTTATTGTACCCCTTAACTGTGCATTATGAAACAGACGTAATCAAGTAGAAATGTTTGAGAAAGCCTTTTCCAATCAGTCCAGGAATCCTCTATCCTATATTTTGGTCACATAGGGATGGATTCTCCAGTTCAACAAAGTAACACCTCATTCTTTGTGTGCTCTTTCAATTGACTACATAGAGAAAGGTAAGGGTCATGGAGGAAGACAAACATATGGGCTCCCATGTACACCACATGACCACAAAACCTGGGTAATTATCCTGGATCAACATTTTGTTctttcaatgcaaatacaaacTAGAAGGTACCAACTCATAATGGTGCAAAAAAACAACAAGGACACATACTAAGTATTCCCTAATAAGGTCCCTGAATAACGACATACGAGATTCTTCAATGAAAGCTGAATTCTAGTTCAGAGTTTATCTCAGATTCTGTCATACTTGCATTTTATAAGAGCTAACTATTCCTTTGAGATCATGGAATTAGCCTCTTTAATTAGAGTGAAAACCAATAGGTAGCACAAATATATTGCTATCGTTAGCCAATTAGAGAAGGGCATACAAAGCTGTAACCTTAAAATGCAAAATTCAATGAGCATGTTCATATCTCCGAACCCCCTTTTCTGGAAAATTACACCATTTATACATTGTTAAAATTAattcttatatatatacacagtAGATGTTGAATCCCTTCTAGCTTCTTTGAGtgtttacttatttatattttgaaccCCTTAGTGAAAATCTTGACTCAGCGACTGTCTCTGAGCAAAGAATTATGTATGATTAAATCTTGAGTTAATGTGAAGCTAAATGGCATGCACTCATGTTAATTGTTAAATTTCAGTCAATAAGTTTAATCgaaaatacaaaagaaaataaatcagCTTATATAAACGAAACCAGATCATCAGAGAGTGATTTAAAAAACTCAACGACaatatttattcaaataattAAAGTTTAATGCAAGACTAATCACGAAAAATCGGATCTTTGTGCCTAATTTCCTCCTAAAACGAACCAGAAAAACACAATAA
Proteins encoded in this window:
- the LOC129877791 gene encoding fra a 1-associated protein, encoding MGWVWIDDESKHSGADDFSAVKDFINPRSSSDGDGDGGERCATRKVVSTRCRTEETEPGKFIRKCEKTEQTFKDCIGRPSEMVESNKEYSEEDVTDQMTSGSHSIDSSVPFDFPGLRSDIENIERSVFSELDRFFEAAEGIKNGFFGAFGIPRVFDDNRSSSPERRGIPIESHPPKEGSPKPNKFDGEFDLSGLDRDV